From the Pongo pygmaeus isolate AG05252 chromosome X, NHGRI_mPonPyg2-v2.0_pri, whole genome shotgun sequence genome, one window contains:
- the LOC129024673 gene encoding embryonic testis differentiation protein homolog B, producing the protein MTSLGAEPIRPWDSRKERECQAVTVYPLVQIFLQKKPEWSHRLPQSCCFTEVGWSQHVMDKELPKGSPREPALNIKKSDKSFKRKKPTENVLIFLINRQLGRHRSDIDLSRWIWMLS; encoded by the exons ATGACTTCACTTGGTGCTGAGCCAATCAGGCCCTGGGACTCAAGGAAAGAGAGGGAGTGCCAAGCTGTTACTGTTTACCCTCTGGTCCAGATCTTTCTTCAGAAGAAACCTGAGTGGTCTCACAG GCTTCCTCAGTCGTGCTGTTTTACTGAGGTTGGGTGGAGTCAACACGTCATGGATAAAGAACTCCCTAAAGGCAGTCCCAGGGAGCCCGCACTGAACATCAAGAAGTCAGACAAATCTTTCAAACGCAAGAAGCCCACCGAAAATGTGCTGATCTTTTTAATCAACAGACAACTGGGCAGGCACAGAAGTGACATCGACCTGTCAAGATGGATATGGATGCTGTCATAA